Below is a genomic region from Staphylococcus carnosus.
ACGAATACTATCATTTTTGATACCTAAGTCTAAAAGCCATTTTTCAGCAAATGTTTTCCAATAGTTTTGCCATTCGATTTCTTCTCCTGGTTTGCAGAAGAATTCTAATTCCATTTGTTCGAATTCACGAGTTCTGAAGATAAAATTACCTGGTGTTATTTCATTACGGAATGATTTACCAATTTGACCAATACCAAATGGTAATTTCTTACGCATAGAACGTTGCACATTTTTATAATTTACAAATATACCTTGCGCTGTTTCTGGACGTAAAAATATTTCATTAGTTGAATCTTCAGTAACACCTTGGAAAGTTTTAAACATTAAATTGAATTGTCTAATATCAGTCCAATTTGAAGTGCCGCTAACTGGGTCTTTAATTCCTTCTTCATCAATAATACGTTTCATTTCATCAAAGCTTAATCCATCAGCAATGAAATTTTCGTCACCTTTTTCATTTTGCATATAATCTTCGATTAGCTTATCTGCTCGATAACGGATTTTGCTATCTTTGTTATCGATCATTGGATCATTAAAGTTCCCTAAATGACCTGATGCTTCCCATGTTCTAGGGTTCATTAAAATAGCAGCATCTAGTCCGACATTATATGGTGATTGAGAAATGAATTTTTTCCACCATGCTTGTTTAATATTATTTTTTAATTCGACACCTAAAGGACCATAGTCCCATGTGTTTGATAAACCACCATAAATTTCACTACCTGGAAAAACGAAACCTCTATGCTTCGCAAGTTGTACAACAGAATCCATATCTTTTGCCATTTTTCAACACTCCTCTTTTTAAATAAAAAAAACGCCCCAAGATAACGAAATAAGCATTTCGAAATCTTGGGACGAGTTATTTTAAATTATCATAATTAATTATAACCCGCGGTTCCACCCAAATTAGTGTAGACACTCGCTTAAATTATTAAATTTTCAGGCCAATTTGTTTGTTAAGCTCTCACCGTCCTTAACTCGCTTCATATCTCATTCTAATGCATCTCAAATTTAAATACAAGTAAATATATCATTTGCTATCCAAAAGATAATATTGTTTGAGTAACCAGTTAATCAATATGTTTAAAATGGTTTAAATTATAAAAATTATTGGATTAAGTAAGTCAATAGAATATTAAAAAACTCAATATCTGAATTACACTTCATATTGTCTCCAAATAATGAGATAATAATTATTGGAAAATTAGTATGACTCATTATATAATACATTTCGAAGAAAAAAAGTAATAATAGTAGGGTGATGAGAAGGGGTGAAGACATATAGAACTGAGTAATAGGCAAAGTGAAATAGTTGAAATAGTAAAACACAATGGCCCAATAACTGGAGAAAAAATTGCCGAACAATTAAGTTTAACTAGGGCTACATTAAGACCAGATTTAGCAATCCTCACAATGTCAGGATTTTTAGAAGCAAGACCACGTGTCGGTTATTTCTATTCTGGAAAGTCAACTAATCAATTGTTAACTGAGAAATTAAGACAATATATTGTAAAAGATTATCAATCACTTCCAATTATATTAAAAAGTGATATGTCAGTGTATGAAGCAATATGTACTATTTTCCTTGAAGACGTCAGTACATTGTTTGTTGTTAATCAGAACAATGATTTCATTGGTGTTTGCTCCAGAAAAGATTTATTAAGAGCATCGATGATTGGGGAAGATATACATACTATGCCAATAAGTGTTATAATGACACGCATGCCAAATCTAACATACGTAAAAGAAAATGATTTACTCGTATTAGCTGCTCAATTAATGATAGAAAAAGAAATCGATTCTATACCTATCGTGAGAGGTAAAGATAATGGCAAGCTCGAAGCAATCGGCCGTATATCCAAAACAACAATTACAAAATTATTTGTATCTATTTTTGACGAGTAGGTGAATTTTTTAATGCAAAAGATAAAAATAATTATTGCATCTGATTCAGTAGGGGAAACAGCAGAACAAGTTGCAAAGGCGTGTGTTTCCCAATTCAATTCCAAAAACTTCAAAAGCGAAATTGTACGTTATCCTTATATAGAAACAATTGAAAATGTAGATGAAGTTATTGAAATAGCTAAAGAAAACGAATTAAATATTGTAGTATTTACATTGGTCAAACCAGATATTAAACAGTATATGGAGGAGCGTTTGGCTGAAAATAAAATCAAACATGTTGATATAATGGGCCCGCTCATGAGTATACTTACAGACAAAATTGATGAACAACCTTATTGCGAACCGGGTATAGTGCATAAACTTGATGAAGCATATTTCAAAAAAATTGAAGCCATCGAATTTGCAGTTAAATACGATGATGGAAAAGATCCTAAAGGTTTACCGAAAGCTGATATTGTTTTAATAGGTATTTCTCGAACTTCTAAAACACCGTTATCTCAATTCTTAGCGCACAAAAGATATAAAGTAATGAATATCCCAATTGTTCCTGAAATCAATCCACCTGAAGCATTATTTGAAATTGACCCGAAAAAATGTATTGCTTTAAAAATAAGCGAAGAAAAACTCAATAAAATTAGAAAAGAACGATTAAAGCAACTAGGTTTAGGTGACTCGGCAAGATATGCAACCGGTCAACGAATCCAAGAAGAATTAGAGTATTTTGATAACATCGTTAATAAAATTGGTTGCCCAGTAATTGATGTTTCTGATAAAGCAATTGAAGAAACTGCAAACGATATTATGTACATTATTGAGCAAAATAAAACAAATAAATCTGAATAACATTAAAAACGCTGATAACACAAATCAGCGTTTTTGAATTCAATATATTTTTAAGCAAAATCCTTTCTTAGATCACATAAAATGTTATAATTATATAACTAAATCTATGCAGGTGGTTAGTTTGCGAATTGAACAATCAGTAATCAATGAAATAAAAGATAAAACAGATATATTAGACATAGTGAGCGAATATGTAAAGTTAGAAAAACGGGGACGCAATTATATTGGTTTGTGTCCTTTTCATGATGAAAAAACACCTTCTTTCACAGTTTCTGAAGACAAACAAATTTGTCACTGTTTTGGTTGCAAAAAAGGTGGGAATGTTTTTCAATTCACGCAAGAAATTAGAGGTGTTTCGTTCGTAGAAGCTGTTAAAGA
It encodes:
- a CDS encoding pyruvate, water dikinase regulatory protein, with product MQKIKIIIASDSVGETAEQVAKACVSQFNSKNFKSEIVRYPYIETIENVDEVIEIAKENELNIVVFTLVKPDIKQYMEERLAENKIKHVDIMGPLMSILTDKIDEQPYCEPGIVHKLDEAYFKKIEAIEFAVKYDDGKDPKGLPKADIVLIGISRTSKTPLSQFLAHKRYKVMNIPIVPEINPPEALFEIDPKKCIALKISEEKLNKIRKERLKQLGLGDSARYATGQRIQEELEYFDNIVNKIGCPVIDVSDKAIEETANDIMYIIEQNKTNKSE
- a CDS encoding glycine--tRNA ligase — protein: MAKDMDSVVQLAKHRGFVFPGSEIYGGLSNTWDYGPLGVELKNNIKQAWWKKFISQSPYNVGLDAAILMNPRTWEASGHLGNFNDPMIDNKDSKIRYRADKLIEDYMQNEKGDENFIADGLSFDEMKRIIDEEGIKDPVSGTSNWTDIRQFNLMFKTFQGVTEDSTNEIFLRPETAQGIFVNYKNVQRSMRKKLPFGIGQIGKSFRNEITPGNFIFRTREFEQMELEFFCKPGEEIEWQNYWKTFAEKWLLDLGIKNDSIRLRDHDEDELSHYSNATTDIEYKFPFGWGELWGIASRTDYDLKQHSEFSGDDFKYHDPETNEKYIPYCIEPSLGADRVTLAFLCDAYDREGVEGSKDERTVLHFHPAIAPYKAAVLPLSKKLSEEAIKVYEQLSENFTVDFDESQSIGKRYRRQDEIGTPYCITFDFDSLEDQQVTVRDRDSMEQVRMPISELNDFISEKVRF
- a CDS encoding helix-turn-helix transcriptional regulator, which translates into the protein MELSNRQSEIVEIVKHNGPITGEKIAEQLSLTRATLRPDLAILTMSGFLEARPRVGYFYSGKSTNQLLTEKLRQYIVKDYQSLPIILKSDMSVYEAICTIFLEDVSTLFVVNQNNDFIGVCSRKDLLRASMIGEDIHTMPISVIMTRMPNLTYVKENDLLVLAAQLMIEKEIDSIPIVRGKDNGKLEAIGRISKTTITKLFVSIFDE